A genomic segment from Methanoplanus limicola DSM 2279 encodes:
- a CDS encoding site-specific integrase has protein sequence MIYKIHLASDDRTVEISSVKAVKKWLKNNNFYAEPNADLYGMATTIKSQGQVFIYENGNNSDHADGSITLLEGGDKLPFHRSPEEFKKYGDLGLQYAIDEGRITEADAQMIKQFVRQTKQENRIGAAREFKIMNALCNATRYIKTPFKECTIFDFYGFMEKIETGTKHKKIKGTDGEWHTIDTKQQLKPNTIRDYQRFMKRLFLWMVAEGYSDIPQDKLQKVKAVPADSKTKTTEDVFTEQEIMDMIEAASSTRDKAIIILMYEACLRSMEIGLMKWSDVDFSDPHFAVVRVRCKTEFERTIPVHTSRPYLLTWMNHYPAEIKADSPVFVNQFGQSLTYPALKKQVRIIAAKAGIKRHIKLHDFRHSGITQKVKAGWSDAMVQQVAWGHVNAREFETYTHLSGKDILNYSRQQNGIQAPPEEAQEDVLKPRQCTRCYSLNEPTARFCGTCGAPLTADVAADLQSMKDEIHADPAFLQLKAKAEEQLKLFS, from the coding sequence ATGATCTATAAAATTCATCTTGCAAGTGATGATCGAACTGTGGAAATATCTTCAGTCAAAGCCGTTAAAAAATGGCTGAAGAACAATAATTTCTATGCCGAGCCGAACGCCGATCTTTATGGAATGGCTACAACCATCAAAAGCCAGGGGCAGGTTTTCATTTATGAAAATGGGAACAACTCAGATCATGCAGACGGCAGCATAACATTATTGGAAGGGGGCGATAAACTCCCCTTTCATAGATCCCCGGAAGAGTTCAAAAAATATGGGGATTTGGGGTTACAATACGCTATAGATGAAGGCCGGATTACCGAGGCAGACGCACAAATGATAAAGCAGTTTGTCCGGCAGACGAAGCAAGAGAACAGAATAGGGGCAGCACGAGAGTTTAAAATTATGAATGCTCTCTGCAATGCAACCAGATACATAAAAACACCCTTCAAAGAATGCACAATCTTTGATTTTTACGGCTTTATGGAGAAAATAGAGACCGGCACCAAACACAAGAAAATTAAGGGCACGGATGGAGAATGGCACACTATAGATACAAAGCAGCAACTGAAGCCGAACACGATCCGCGACTATCAACGATTCATGAAAAGGTTATTCCTGTGGATGGTTGCAGAAGGTTATTCAGACATACCACAGGACAAACTCCAAAAAGTGAAGGCAGTCCCGGCAGACTCAAAGACAAAGACCACTGAAGACGTATTTACCGAACAGGAGATCATGGACATGATTGAGGCCGCCAGCAGCACACGGGACAAAGCGATCATTATCCTGATGTATGAAGCATGCCTCCGCAGCATGGAGATCGGGCTGATGAAGTGGTCAGATGTTGATTTCTCCGATCCGCACTTTGCAGTTGTCAGGGTGAGATGTAAGACCGAGTTTGAACGCACGATCCCGGTACACACCAGCAGACCATATTTATTAACGTGGATGAACCATTATCCAGCAGAGATAAAAGCAGACAGTCCGGTATTTGTTAATCAATTTGGGCAAAGTTTGACTTATCCAGCACTGAAAAAACAGGTCAGGATTATTGCAGCAAAAGCCGGCATTAAGCGACACATTAAACTTCATGATTTCCGGCACTCCGGCATAACTCAAAAGGTTAAAGCCGGTTGGTCTGATGCAATGGTTCAACAAGTCGCATGGGGGCACGTTAACGCCCGTGAGTTTGAGACTTACACGCATTTGAGCGGTAAGGACATATTGAACTATTCCAGGCAGCAGAACGGCATTCAGGCACCACCAGAAGAGGCACAGGAGGACGTATTAAAGCCGAGGCAGTGCACAAGGTGTTATTCATTGAATGAGCCAACAGCACGCTTTTGTGGCACCTGTGGGGCACCTTTAACGGCAGATGTTGCAGCAGACCTTCAGAGCATGAAAGATGAAATACACGCCGATCCGGCATTCCTGCAATTGAAGGCAAAGGCCGAGGAACAACTAAAATTATTTTCCTGA
- a CDS encoding helix-turn-helix domain-containing protein, with the protein MTAFKKASEIEENKNGIQRSSPPEIKTIILKHLKSFNNPVTVTSTLIELNRNGLNPSRGTVRRYLDKMAESGFVRVHMAGNICEFELIKR; encoded by the coding sequence ATGACTGCATTTAAGAAAGCTTCAGAAATTGAAGAAAATAAAAATGGTATTCAGAGGTCATCTCCTCCGGAAATAAAGACTATAATCCTGAAACATCTAAAGAGTTTTAACAATCCCGTGACTGTAACAAGTACTCTCATTGAGCTGAACAGAAACGGCCTTAACCCTTCAAGAGGCACAGTCCGGAGATATCTGGATAAAATGGCTGAATCGGGATTTGTTAGAGTTCATATGGCAGGAAATATCTGCGAATTTGAACTGATAAAGAGATAG
- the brxL gene encoding protease Lon-related BREX system protein BrxL, with protein sequence MTGPESTKETDNKLNKYFSGRVVRKDLTKKLKGSDNVPVYVLEYLLGSNCATDDEELIKKGVSRVKKILSDNYVRPDEAELIKSRIKETGYYTIIDKITVRLNERRDIYEAEFSSLGIREIEIDSETVKKYDKLLGGGIWCIVKMEYMPESSPRTPFVISGLKPIQIPNMDINEIIGRRKEFTKDEWIDILLRTTGIEPSKLKYPAKWHLLERLVPLAENNYNLCELGPRSTGKSHIYKEISPNTILISGGQTTVANLFYNLSSRQVGLVGLWDVVAFDEVAGIRFKDKDGIQILKDYMASGSFARGKDQINANASIVFVGNVNQSIPSLLKTAHLFAPFPDAINSDSAFFDRIHYYLPGWEVPKFRPEHFTDGYGFIVDYLAEYLREMRKRSFADHIGNYFRLGNNLNQRDVIAVRKTYSGLMKLIYPDGSITKEEAREILEYALTGRRRVKEQLKKIGGIEFYDVNFSYIDLEENSEHFVTVPESGGSKLIPEGMGRPGQVFAVNRNDSGKIGVYRMELQVVPGTGRYEKSGLGSDSKAKEAVQTAFSYFKANAKSVSQSISTKEKDYQLHVQDLNGAGMTDGLALAAFISLCSGALEKPVHEQTAVLGSFTIGGSVSSIDNLSDLLQVCLDAGAKKVLIPISSARKISAVPPELFSKFQISFYEDPVDAVYKALVLN encoded by the coding sequence ATGACCGGGCCAGAATCAACAAAGGAAACAGACAACAAACTGAATAAATATTTCTCCGGAAGAGTAGTCAGAAAAGACCTTACAAAGAAGCTGAAAGGCAGTGACAACGTTCCTGTATATGTTCTTGAATACCTGCTTGGTTCAAACTGTGCTACCGATGACGAAGAACTCATTAAAAAGGGTGTAAGCAGAGTAAAAAAGATACTCTCAGACAATTATGTACGCCCCGATGAAGCCGAACTCATCAAATCAAGGATAAAAGAGACCGGATACTATACAATAATAGACAAAATAACAGTCAGGCTCAATGAGAGAAGGGACATATACGAAGCCGAATTCTCATCACTTGGAATAAGAGAGATTGAGATCGACTCCGAGACTGTTAAAAAATATGACAAACTTCTCGGCGGCGGCATCTGGTGCATAGTCAAGATGGAGTACATGCCGGAATCCTCACCAAGAACCCCCTTTGTCATCTCCGGCTTAAAACCCATTCAGATCCCAAATATGGATATAAACGAGATCATCGGGAGAAGAAAAGAGTTCACAAAGGATGAATGGATAGACATACTTCTCAGAACAACCGGAATAGAACCGTCAAAATTAAAATATCCTGCCAAATGGCATCTCCTTGAGAGGCTTGTTCCGCTTGCTGAAAACAACTATAACCTCTGTGAATTAGGGCCGAGAAGCACAGGCAAATCACATATCTACAAGGAAATTTCACCAAATACAATTCTCATATCAGGAGGGCAGACAACCGTTGCAAACCTCTTTTACAACCTCAGCTCCAGACAGGTTGGCCTTGTAGGACTCTGGGATGTTGTAGCCTTTGATGAGGTCGCCGGAATAAGATTCAAGGACAAAGACGGCATTCAGATCCTCAAAGACTATATGGCATCCGGATCTTTTGCCAGGGGAAAGGATCAGATCAATGCAAACGCCTCAATTGTCTTTGTCGGAAACGTAAACCAGAGCATACCATCACTGCTAAAGACCGCTCATCTCTTTGCACCGTTTCCGGATGCGATAAACAGCGACAGCGCATTCTTTGACAGGATTCATTATTACCTGCCCGGATGGGAGGTGCCGAAATTCAGACCGGAGCATTTCACTGACGGTTACGGATTCATAGTGGATTATCTTGCCGAGTACCTGAGAGAGATGAGAAAGAGATCATTTGCCGATCATATCGGGAACTATTTCAGACTTGGGAATAATCTCAACCAGAGGGATGTAATAGCAGTAAGAAAGACCTACTCCGGACTCATGAAGCTCATATATCCGGATGGCAGCATCACAAAAGAAGAAGCACGTGAGATACTTGAATATGCCCTTACAGGAAGAAGAAGAGTTAAGGAGCAGCTTAAAAAGATCGGCGGCATTGAGTTTTATGATGTCAATTTCTCATATATCGACCTTGAAGAGAACTCTGAACATTTTGTAACTGTTCCTGAAAGCGGTGGCAGCAAATTAATTCCGGAAGGGATGGGCAGGCCCGGACAGGTTTTTGCAGTGAACAGAAACGACTCCGGCAAAATCGGGGTTTACAGGATGGAGCTTCAGGTTGTTCCGGGAACAGGCAGATATGAAAAATCAGGGCTTGGCTCAGATTCAAAGGCAAAAGAGGCAGTTCAGACAGCATTCAGTTATTTCAAAGCCAATGCAAAATCAGTAAGTCAGAGCATATCCACAAAGGAGAAGGATTATCAGCTTCATGTGCAGGACCTGAACGGTGCCGGCATGACTGACGGACTTGCACTGGCAGCCTTTATCAGCCTCTGCTCAGGTGCACTTGAAAAGCCGGTACATGAGCAGACAGCAGTTCTTGGAAGCTTCACAATCGGAGGTTCAGTCAGTTCGATTGATAACCTCTCTGACCTTCTTCAGGTCTGCCTTGATGCCGGAGCAAAGAAGGTGCTGATACCCATATCATCTGCCAGAAAGATATCTGCCGTTCCGCCGGAACTCTTCAGCAAATTCCAGATTTCTTTCTATGAAGATCCGGTTGACGCCGTTTATAAGGCACTTGTGCTGAACTGA
- the pglZ gene encoding BREX-1 system phosphatase PglZ type A: MPIFSLEKTTDAILEKFSRPSDYGIRRIVFWYDRDTTAGEKDLEYITEALRQKKIKLHILKNNFYETKKLLEHDDLKSDFLIYSPQAERPYKENWLLDIQLYSGRFENSRISDLKTEIGIEGYRHDSFLEEQKKFFANKRRVAAFKKFYRNTWNEEDFISGIFAVLTGSNVIDENENIRTLLMNSLNEDENTVWQEILRYNLSDKFWERTGRHYGYYSEHPTLKKLFLSFLITHIDLNTELPLKTLKNYINHNRQSNECEIFISGWMNNSKDSWRFDEYCTNLLREDNSRLEAALTSELKKSKTESYISAESPDIIDKTIIRNIVGTITEGGRDYSRYLSWIEERKTKHYYQKFHDIYSALKYGIMLLSLSEETEKKGIHQENLNGLFTEYRKNYYLHDLYYRKFYLHYDRDSDKEILRNGIREIIEREYRRINEKILMKWSDLTESEMNGKWGIELIDNQSDFFTDHVSKIISRNERDKAAVIISDALRYEVAAELKEVLNTSTNGTIEMSAMAGCLPSYTKLGMASLLPHSNLEYRDELIFADGINTDGLSNREKILLAEERESIAFSFRDLWKLKTDEAREQLRGKRIIYIYHNSIDETGDKHSSQDDVFTAAESAINDIDAMVNRLSRNLNINNIIITADHGFIYSRDSLESADIVNTDTFDRDKWITSNKRFIISSEKTDLPNTHRFSLTINSGHEKPLYIYTPYADLRFRLSGGGRNFVHGGAALQEIVIPVLLYNHNKSLSDLDRKGIEYGTVGITVIEQNRKITGNPFRIRLFQTENVTDKREPLTCRIGLYDNSGNRVSDEKTVIADKSSDEPNERISEVILTMSSSTENGIYHLKAFKEDKNELYGDVFDIPVEVDLLITDDF; encoded by the coding sequence ATGCCGATATTCAGCCTGGAAAAGACAACAGACGCAATACTTGAGAAGTTCAGCAGACCGTCAGACTACGGGATAAGAAGAATAGTATTCTGGTACGACAGGGACACAACAGCCGGAGAAAAAGATCTTGAATACATAACAGAGGCCCTCCGGCAGAAGAAGATAAAACTGCACATACTTAAGAACAACTTCTACGAAACAAAAAAACTCCTCGAACATGACGATCTAAAATCAGACTTCCTGATATACTCCCCACAGGCAGAAAGACCATACAAAGAGAACTGGCTTCTGGATATACAGCTCTACTCCGGCCGGTTTGAAAACAGCCGGATCTCCGACCTGAAAACAGAGATCGGAATCGAAGGATACAGGCATGACAGCTTCCTTGAAGAGCAGAAAAAATTCTTTGCAAACAAAAGAAGAGTCGCAGCCTTCAAAAAATTCTACCGGAATACATGGAATGAAGAGGATTTCATATCCGGAATTTTCGCCGTACTCACAGGATCAAACGTCATAGACGAGAATGAAAACATCAGAACCCTCCTGATGAATTCACTAAACGAAGATGAAAACACAGTCTGGCAGGAGATCCTCCGCTACAACCTCTCAGATAAATTCTGGGAGAGAACAGGGCGGCATTACGGATATTATTCAGAACACCCAACACTGAAAAAACTCTTCTTAAGCTTCCTGATAACCCACATAGACCTCAATACAGAACTGCCCCTAAAAACCCTTAAAAATTACATCAACCACAACAGACAGAGCAATGAATGCGAGATCTTCATCTCCGGCTGGATGAACAATTCAAAAGACTCATGGCGCTTTGATGAATACTGCACAAACCTTCTCCGTGAAGATAACAGCAGACTTGAAGCGGCACTCACATCAGAACTGAAAAAATCAAAGACTGAAAGCTACATCAGTGCAGAATCACCCGACATTATTGATAAAACCATCATCCGCAACATAGTCGGCACAATCACAGAAGGCGGCAGGGACTACAGCAGATACTTAAGCTGGATAGAAGAACGGAAGACAAAACACTACTATCAGAAATTCCATGACATATACTCCGCCTTAAAATACGGAATAATGCTTCTCAGCCTCTCAGAAGAGACAGAAAAGAAGGGAATACACCAGGAAAACCTCAACGGACTCTTCACAGAATACAGAAAAAACTATTACCTTCATGATCTTTATTACCGGAAATTCTATCTCCACTATGACAGGGATAGTGACAAAGAGATACTCAGAAACGGCATACGCGAGATAATAGAGAGAGAATACCGCCGCATAAACGAAAAAATCCTGATGAAATGGAGTGACCTGACAGAGTCAGAGATGAACGGAAAATGGGGCATAGAACTCATTGACAACCAGAGCGACTTCTTCACAGACCACGTATCAAAGATCATCAGCAGAAACGAGAGAGACAAAGCAGCAGTCATAATTTCGGATGCGCTGAGATACGAAGTCGCAGCCGAACTAAAAGAGGTCCTAAACACCAGCACAAACGGCACAATAGAGATGAGTGCAATGGCCGGATGCCTCCCGTCATATACAAAACTCGGAATGGCATCACTGCTTCCCCACAGCAATCTGGAGTACAGAGACGAGCTGATATTCGCAGACGGAATAAACACAGACGGCCTCTCAAACCGGGAAAAAATTCTGCTCGCAGAAGAGAGAGAATCCATCGCCTTCAGCTTCAGGGACCTCTGGAAACTGAAGACCGATGAAGCAAGGGAACAGCTCAGAGGAAAGAGAATTATTTACATCTATCACAACAGCATAGACGAAACCGGAGATAAACACTCATCACAGGACGATGTCTTCACTGCCGCAGAATCGGCAATAAATGATATTGACGCTATGGTAAACCGCCTCAGCCGGAACTTAAACATAAACAACATTATCATAACAGCAGATCACGGCTTCATCTACAGCAGGGATTCGCTTGAGAGTGCCGACATTGTCAATACAGACACCTTTGACAGGGACAAATGGATCACATCCAATAAGAGATTCATAATCAGCAGCGAGAAGACAGACCTGCCAAACACCCACAGATTCAGTCTGACCATAAATTCCGGGCATGAAAAACCGCTGTACATCTACACACCCTATGCCGATCTGCGTTTCAGACTGTCAGGAGGCGGCAGAAACTTCGTTCACGGCGGTGCTGCACTCCAGGAGATTGTAATTCCGGTCCTGCTGTACAACCACAATAAATCGTTATCAGACCTTGACAGAAAAGGAATTGAATACGGAACAGTCGGAATTACAGTTATCGAACAAAACAGAAAGATCACAGGCAACCCTTTCAGGATCAGACTCTTCCAGACCGAAAATGTGACTGATAAGCGTGAACCATTAACATGCAGAATAGGGCTGTACGATAATTCCGGAAACAGAGTCAGTGACGAAAAAACAGTGATAGCAGATAAAAGCTCAGATGAACCAAACGAGAGAATATCAGAGGTGATACTGACAATGAGCAGCTCAACTGAAAACGGAATATATCATTTAAAGGCATTCAAAGAGGATAAAAATGAATTATACGGCGATGTCTTTGACATCCCTGTAGAGGTAGATCTTCTGATAACAGACGACTTTTAA
- the pglX gene encoding BREX-1 system adenine-specific DNA-methyltransferase PglX has translation MTSENKIIAESESKSRSSNPVPNFYRASAEDFRKIPGSPIAYSLSNNIRNIFCAKPPLGNIVPTRVGLMTSDNDKFMRFFWEVTLNSICFNALNKEEVFRSKKKWVPHNKGGQFRKWSGNQEYLLSYDKKSRDLLKRIGNHLPSEKLYFKPAVSWSEITSSSTAFRYYPNGFTFNIKGMCAFPDLKCTIEQILVLGNCKFTNHIIKIINPTISFGAGNFNSLPSAFIENSKIEENAQSLICYAKNDWDSYETSWDFENLPLLRAEFKCLTVEESYSRVRAHWQEMTDEMQKLEEENNRIFIEAYGLEDELTPDVPLSEITLTCNPYYRYKGDKSEEELEALLLADTMKELISYAVGCMFGRYSVDKPGLILANQGEAIKDYLEKVPVPSFMPDDDNIIPVLDDEYFTDDIVTRFKEFLKVAFGPENLSQNFDFIAGGLSGKGSLNQAHGSGSGSASSESVIRNYFIKDFYRDHLKRYKKRPIYWMFSSGKSQGFNALIYMHRYDKSTLAKMRTDYLLELESKLISERGMLSDTSAGNKKRIDKINKQIAEIKEYDELLNNRALAMIEIDLDDGVAVNYAGFEGLVQKI, from the coding sequence ATGACATCTGAAAATAAAATAATAGCAGAATCGGAATCCAAATCCAGATCCAGCAACCCTGTCCCGAACTTCTACCGGGCCTCTGCCGAGGATTTCAGGAAAATTCCCGGGAGTCCCATTGCATACTCTTTGAGCAATAATATTAGAAATATTTTTTGTGCAAAACCACCATTAGGGAATATCGTTCCAACAAGGGTAGGTCTGATGACTTCGGATAATGACAAATTCATGAGATTTTTTTGGGAAGTCACCTTAAATTCAATCTGTTTTAATGCACTAAATAAAGAAGAGGTATTTAGAAGTAAAAAAAAGTGGGTTCCACATAATAAAGGAGGGCAATTTCGTAAATGGTCAGGCAACCAAGAATATTTATTGTCATATGATAAAAAAAGCAGAGACCTTTTAAAAAGAATTGGTAACCACTTACCTTCTGAAAAATTATATTTCAAACCAGCAGTATCTTGGTCAGAAATAACCTCAAGTAGTACAGCTTTTAGATATTACCCCAATGGTTTTACTTTCAATATTAAAGGCATGTGTGCATTTCCTGACTTAAAATGTACAATTGAGCAAATATTAGTATTAGGTAATTGTAAATTCACAAATCATATCATCAAAATTATAAATCCTACAATTAGTTTTGGAGCAGGTAACTTTAATTCTCTACCATCAGCGTTTATTGAAAATAGCAAAATTGAAGAAAATGCCCAATCCTTAATTTGTTATGCAAAAAACGACTGGGACTCCTATGAAACGTCATGGGACTTTGAAAATTTGCCTTTGCTCAGAGCGGAATTTAAGTGTCTGACTGTTGAGGAATCTTATTCGCGGGTTCGTGCACACTGGCAGGAGATGACTGATGAGATGCAGAAACTTGAGGAGGAGAATAACAGGATTTTTATTGAGGCATATGGTCTTGAGGATGAACTGACTCCGGATGTTCCTCTGTCTGAGATTACGTTAACCTGCAATCCATACTACAGGTACAAAGGAGATAAGTCTGAAGAAGAACTTGAGGCACTGCTGCTTGCTGATACGATGAAGGAACTCATATCATATGCAGTCGGGTGCATGTTCGGGCGGTATTCTGTCGATAAGCCGGGCCTTATTCTTGCAAATCAGGGAGAGGCCATAAAGGATTATCTTGAAAAAGTCCCTGTGCCGTCATTCATGCCGGATGATGACAATATCATCCCTGTTCTGGATGATGAATACTTCACAGATGACATTGTGACAAGGTTTAAGGAATTCTTAAAAGTTGCATTCGGACCGGAAAATCTGTCACAGAATTTTGATTTCATTGCCGGAGGACTGTCCGGAAAGGGCAGTCTTAATCAGGCTCATGGCTCCGGTTCAGGATCAGCATCATCTGAGAGTGTTATCCGGAATTACTTCATCAAAGACTTTTACAGAGACCATCTCAAAAGATACAAAAAGAGGCCGATATACTGGATGTTCTCATCCGGAAAGAGTCAGGGATTCAATGCCCTCATTTACATGCACAGATATGATAAATCCACTCTGGCAAAGATGAGGACAGACTATCTCCTTGAACTTGAATCAAAACTGATTTCAGAGAGAGGAATGCTTTCAGATACTTCAGCAGGCAATAAGAAGAGAATAGATAAGATAAATAAACAGATTGCTGAAATAAAAGAATATGACGAACTCCTGAACAACAGGGCACTGGCAATGATTGAAATTGACCTTGATGACGGGGTTGCAGTAAACTACGCCGGATTTGAAGGACTGGTACAGAAGATCTGA
- a CDS encoding PDDEXK nuclease domain-containing protein, which translates to MTLYEGNNRDNSSEENNNSSNTLFSRVASIIEQARTNTVRAVNSNMVLCYWFIGREIVEEVQEGKERAEYGRQVLEELSDNLNRQYGKGFSKANLRLFRQFYMTYPDRMPDNPEYDDYENNLASSSKSSATTSISNSDEDDGTDKFKSYEFATQRVANSDSPLNKDKTEKNTSNVGFNPQLGWSHYRALMRVKKPEARLFYKQEAAECTWDKRTLERHIHSQYYERMLKSQHPEKMQEDMRNSGCEISKSTAKSRASSALSSEVMPISTAIAIDSLKDPYVLEFLDLPETPDLRESHLESAIITHLQSFLMELGKGFAFVGRQKRMRFDDTDLYVDLVFYNCILKCYLLIDLKMGDISYRDVGQMDGYVRMFDDLCIAEDDNPTIGLILCTGKNDAVARYSVLSERKQIFASKYMLYLPTEEELAAEILRKRRMIEDRLNENGPNEE; encoded by the coding sequence ATGACTTTGTATGAAGGAAATAACAGGGATAACTCTTCTGAAGAGAACAATAACAGCAGTAATACTTTATTTTCCCGTGTTGCCTCCATAATTGAGCAGGCAAGAACAAACACAGTCCGGGCCGTCAATTCCAATATGGTTCTTTGTTACTGGTTTATCGGCAGGGAGATTGTCGAAGAGGTACAGGAAGGAAAGGAGAGGGCCGAATACGGCAGACAGGTACTTGAAGAACTTTCAGACAACCTGAACAGACAGTACGGAAAAGGATTTTCAAAAGCAAATCTCAGGTTATTCAGGCAGTTCTATATGACATATCCTGATCGTATGCCGGATAACCCGGAATATGATGATTATGAAAATAACCTGGCATCTTCTTCCAAAAGTTCTGCCACAACCTCAATTAGTAATTCTGATGAAGATGATGGGACCGACAAATTTAAATCATATGAATTTGCTACCCAACGGGTAGCGAATTCAGATAGTCCATTAAATAAGGACAAAACAGAAAAAAATACTTCAAATGTGGGTTTTAATCCACAACTTGGATGGTCGCATTACCGGGCATTAATGCGGGTAAAAAAACCTGAAGCACGACTCTTCTATAAACAGGAAGCCGCAGAGTGTACCTGGGATAAGCGAACACTGGAACGGCATATTCACTCACAATATTACGAGCGTATGCTGAAAAGTCAGCATCCGGAAAAGATGCAGGAAGATATGCGTAATTCCGGCTGTGAAATCTCAAAATCAACAGCAAAATCCAGAGCATCTTCAGCACTTAGCTCAGAAGTTATGCCCATATCCACAGCAATAGCCATAGATTCATTAAAAGATCCATATGTCCTGGAATTTCTTGATCTGCCGGAAACTCCGGACCTCCGTGAAAGTCATCTGGAATCTGCAATCATTACACACCTTCAGTCTTTTTTAATGGAACTTGGCAAAGGTTTTGCATTTGTCGGAAGACAGAAGAGAATGAGGTTTGATGATACTGATCTCTATGTCGATCTCGTCTTTTACAACTGCATCCTGAAGTGCTACCTGTTAATTGATCTCAAGATGGGAGATATCTCATACAGGGATGTCGGGCAGATGGACGGTTATGTGAGGATGTTTGACGATCTCTGCATAGCAGAAGATGACAACCCAACAATCGGCCTTATTCTCTGCACCGGCAAAAACGATGCAGTAGCCAGGTACTCAGTCCTGAGCGAGAGAAAACAGATCTTTGCCTCAAAATATATGCTCTATCTCCCGACAGAAGAAGAGCTTGCAGCCGAAATTCTGAGAAAGCGCCGGATGATTGAGGATAGATTAAACGAAAACGGACCAAACGAAGAATAA
- a CDS encoding Fic family protein: MKPYNQTFGQYKTNFDPVTDPVTDPVTDPVTDPVTDSVTDPVTDSVTEQVRRLMICLDEKPLSVKDAMDCPGLNHRPTFMYDYLKPAIKGGFVEMTQPELRPESQPESQEQVTEQVTEQVTEQVTEQVTEQVTEQVTEQVTEQVTEQVTEQVTEQVTEQVTEQVRRLMICLREKSPSVKDAMGCPGLNHRPTFMYDYLKKQGIRSNDFV, translated from the coding sequence ATGAAACCCTATAACCAGACATTTGGACAATACAAAACTAATTTCGACCCAGTTACCGACCCAGTCACCGACCCAGTCACCGACCCAGTCACCGACCCAGTCACCGACTCGGTTACCGACCCAGTCACCGACTCGGTTACCGAACAAGTAAGAAGGCTTATGATCTGCCTTGATGAAAAACCTCTGAGTGTAAAAGATGCAATGGACTGTCCTGGACTGAACCACCGCCCTACATTTATGTACGATTATCTGAAACCGGCAATAAAAGGTGGTTTTGTTGAGATGACACAGCCAGAGTTACGGCCAGAGTCACAGCCAGAGTCACAAGAACAAGTAACCGAACAAGTAACCGAACAAGTAACCGAACAAGTAACCGAACAAGTAACCGAACAAGTAACCGAACAAGTAACCGAACAAGTAACCGAACAAGTAACCGAACAAGTAACCGAACAAGTAACCGAACAAGTAACCGAACAAGTAACCGAACAAGTAAGAAGGCTTATGATCTGCCTCAGGGAAAAATCACCGAGCGTTAAAGATGCAATGGGCTGTCCTGGACTGAACCACCGCCCTACATTTATGTATGATTACCTGAAGAAACAGGGGATAAGATCAAATGACTTTGTATGA